The Sphingomonas alpina genome has a segment encoding these proteins:
- the mtnA gene encoding S-methyl-5-thioribose-1-phosphate isomerase: protein MKLQGTHQRSITRTADGRGARIMDQRDLPWAISWVELRSAADAERAIREMWTRGAPLIGATAAYGLAMALAEDGSDEALDRAYRFLLASRPTAVNLRWALDKLVETVRPLPAAERAAPAFARADAICDEDVELNRAIGAHGLELFRELHARHPDRPLNILTHCNAGWLATVDYGTATAPMYLAHDAGIPVHVWVDETRPRNQGALLTAFELAGHGVPHTVITDNAGGHLMMTGQVDAVIVGTDRVTANGDVCNKIGTYLKALAAKDNGVPFYVALPYTTFDADTATGADVPIEERSGDEVTHVSGEGGRIRVTASTAANPAFDVTPARLVTGYLTERGLVEKV from the coding sequence ATGAAGCTGCAGGGTACGCACCAGCGCTCGATCACCCGCACCGCCGATGGCCGCGGCGCGCGGATCATGGATCAGCGCGATCTGCCCTGGGCGATCAGCTGGGTCGAACTGCGCAGCGCTGCGGATGCCGAGCGCGCGATCCGCGAGATGTGGACGCGCGGTGCGCCGCTGATCGGCGCGACCGCTGCCTATGGCTTGGCGATGGCGCTGGCCGAGGATGGATCGGATGAGGCACTCGACCGCGCCTATCGCTTCCTGCTCGCTTCGCGCCCGACCGCGGTCAACCTGCGCTGGGCACTCGACAAGCTGGTCGAGACAGTGCGCCCCCTGCCCGCCGCCGAGCGGGCTGCCCCCGCCTTTGCCCGCGCCGATGCGATCTGCGACGAAGATGTCGAGCTGAACCGCGCGATCGGCGCGCATGGCCTCGAGCTGTTCCGCGAGCTTCATGCGCGGCACCCGGACCGCCCGCTCAATATCCTGACGCATTGCAACGCCGGCTGGCTCGCGACGGTCGATTACGGCACTGCCACCGCGCCGATGTATCTCGCGCATGATGCCGGCATTCCGGTGCATGTGTGGGTCGATGAGACGCGCCCGCGCAACCAGGGCGCGCTGCTCACCGCGTTCGAGCTGGCCGGGCACGGCGTGCCGCACACGGTGATCACCGACAATGCCGGCGGGCATCTGATGATGACGGGTCAGGTCGACGCCGTGATCGTCGGCACCGACCGGGTGACCGCGAACGGCGATGTCTGCAACAAGATCGGCACCTATCTGAAGGCGCTGGCGGCGAAGGACAATGGCGTGCCCTTCTATGTCGCCCTGCCCTACACGACCTTCGATGCCGACACTGCGACCGGCGCCGATGTGCCGATCGAGGAGCGCTCGGGCGACGAGGTGACACATGTTTCCGGCGAAGGCGGGCGCATCCGGGTGACGGCATCGACCGCCGCCAATCCGGCCTTCGACGTCACGCCCGCGCGGCTGGTGACGGGCTATCTGACCGAGCGCGGGCTGGTCGAGAAGGTCTAG